A region of Chloracidobacterium sp. DNA encodes the following proteins:
- a CDS encoding polymer-forming cytoskeletal protein encodes MIRMGRKDEPETYQPQTPVAPTNPYANEPQPSTTRALSESDSMARDIKEGRLSGFVGHGTTLSGETQFHAMLRVDGHLVGTVSSEAGTLIIGNNGQVDANISVAAAMVNGSVNGDIVATEKLQLGRTARVMGNISSPRLIIEEGAILEGSCSMLKAREIEEGASSVGYEEEEVIVVEEVEEDTPSSLFDDEDEEEQAGAAGV; translated from the coding sequence ATGATCAGAATGGGACGCAAAGACGAGCCAGAAACCTACCAGCCGCAAACACCAGTAGCTCCAACAAATCCATACGCAAATGAACCGCAGCCGTCAACGACTCGCGCCCTTTCAGAGAGCGATTCGATGGCACGCGACATTAAAGAAGGCCGTCTAAGCGGCTTCGTCGGACACGGCACGACATTGAGCGGCGAGACGCAATTCCACGCAATGCTGCGTGTTGACGGCCATCTCGTAGGCACCGTTTCGTCCGAGGCCGGTACTCTAATCATCGGAAATAATGGTCAAGTCGATGCAAATATTTCTGTCGCTGCGGCAATGGTAAATGGTTCAGTAAATGGCGATATTGTAGCTACAGAAAAGCTTCAACTGGGCCGAACTGCCCGTGTAATGGGCAATATTTCAAGCCCTCGCCTGATCATCGAGGAAGGAGCGATCCTCGAAGGAAGCTGCAGCATGCTCAAGGCCCGCGAGATCGAAGAAGGCGCGTCTTCGGTTGGTTATGAGGAAGAAGAAGTTATTGTTGTCGAAGAGGTAGAAGAAGACACTCCTTCCTCTCTGTTCGATGATGAAGATGAGGAAGAACAGGCTGGAGCCGCTGGCGTTTGA